In Geopsychrobacter electrodiphilus DSM 16401, a single window of DNA contains:
- a CDS encoding PAS domain S-box protein — translation MLAIAVRLFFVTFLALLPQWSCAASERIRVVMDDNYPPYVFKNENGKLKGITIDQWHLWEQKTGIPVEIVATDWAEAQRRMQAGEFDVIDTIFQNEKREKIYNFTPAYADLPVPLFVHRDISGIRGVQDLSSFVVAVKSGGAVIDYLEKHGVTNIVQYSSYEKIIEAARDGKVKIFTEERAPAIYFMTKLGILDQFHETQPMYSGQFHRAISRQNPQLLKLVEEGFARITPAEYKAIDKLWMGTVLTNSLYVRYAWHFALGATVFLALFAVWLWVLRRVVKQKTRELAESMHTYRSLVENIPLGITLIDKNFKIQMVNRRQAEMFEHPAEWFVGRSCFHEFEKRDEPCDHCPGILAMTNGEVTQVESEGVTNNGKKFQVMLRAVPLFGLDGASNGFIEVVDDISEQKALISNLKDREAELRVLFESSQAGIIMVDLFGVIVTANHRMAEMFGYDLQEIIGNKYAGLIHPDQRDNGDERMRQLIRGEIDHVAVERHYVRRDGSDLWGYLSGRRYVDAEGTPIGLVGHITDISELKTARDNQQRLLQRLQVYFDRMPTGCIVWDREFRVIEWNPAAEQIFGYSAAEALGRAGSDFIIPATAKPMISELWQDLLQGKTFIQSTNQNLTRDGRIIECEWFNTPLLDTEGKTNQVLAIVQDITDRKLAEDKRLHLERQLLHTQKLESLGVLAGGIAHDFNNLLAAIIGNAELGLRRLNPESPAVNNLQRIEQAAERAADLARQMLAYSGKGKFVIENIDLNHLLEEMLHMLEVSISKKAVLRFNLHRPLPSVEVDATQMHQIIMNLVINASEAIGDKSGVIAVTTGCMDCDDSYLKDVWLNENLSFGLYVYLEISDTGCGMNKQTLAKLFDPFFTTKFTGRGLGMSAVLGIVRGHHGAIKVYSEPGKGTSFKILLPAHNRPAELFNEKAVPDQWKGSGKVLLVDDEETVRGIGSDMLQELGFAVVTATDGRDALVKFKENPDTICVVLDLTMPHMDGEQCFRELKKLNPQIKVIMSSGYNEQEVTQKFIGKGLAGFIQKPYKLSTLREILSGAR, via the coding sequence ATGCTTGCTATCGCTGTTCGCCTGTTTTTTGTAACCTTTCTTGCGCTCCTGCCTCAATGGTCTTGCGCTGCATCAGAGCGCATTCGCGTGGTGATGGACGACAATTACCCCCCGTACGTCTTTAAGAATGAAAATGGCAAGCTCAAAGGGATCACCATCGATCAATGGCACCTTTGGGAGCAAAAAACCGGCATTCCCGTCGAGATTGTTGCCACCGATTGGGCCGAAGCGCAAAGACGCATGCAGGCTGGTGAATTCGACGTTATCGACACAATTTTCCAAAACGAAAAGCGTGAAAAAATTTACAACTTCACTCCGGCTTACGCCGATCTGCCGGTTCCGCTTTTTGTACACCGCGACATCTCCGGAATCCGTGGAGTACAAGATCTGAGTAGTTTTGTGGTGGCAGTCAAAAGCGGTGGCGCCGTCATCGATTATCTGGAGAAACATGGCGTAACCAACATTGTTCAATATTCCAGTTATGAAAAAATCATAGAAGCCGCCAGGGACGGTAAGGTTAAGATTTTTACCGAAGAACGCGCCCCGGCGATCTACTTCATGACGAAACTCGGAATTCTGGATCAATTTCATGAGACGCAACCGATGTATTCTGGCCAGTTTCATCGCGCCATTTCAAGACAGAATCCCCAACTACTGAAGCTCGTCGAGGAGGGTTTTGCCCGAATAACTCCTGCCGAATATAAAGCGATCGATAAACTCTGGATGGGCACCGTGCTGACGAATTCCCTCTACGTTCGCTACGCTTGGCATTTTGCGTTAGGTGCCACCGTGTTTCTGGCCTTATTCGCTGTCTGGTTGTGGGTCTTGCGTCGTGTGGTCAAACAAAAGACCAGAGAGCTTGCTGAAAGTATGCATACTTATCGCTCTCTGGTGGAAAATATCCCGCTCGGGATCACCCTGATTGATAAGAATTTTAAAATTCAAATGGTCAACCGCAGGCAGGCCGAAATGTTTGAACATCCTGCGGAGTGGTTTGTCGGGCGCAGTTGTTTCCATGAATTTGAAAAAAGAGATGAACCCTGCGACCACTGTCCAGGTATCCTCGCCATGACCAACGGCGAGGTCACGCAGGTTGAATCAGAAGGTGTTACAAATAATGGCAAAAAATTTCAGGTCATGCTCCGTGCAGTTCCCCTGTTTGGGCTGGATGGAGCTTCAAACGGATTTATTGAGGTGGTGGATGATATCAGCGAGCAGAAGGCCCTGATCAGCAACCTTAAGGATCGTGAAGCAGAGCTTCGCGTGCTGTTTGAATCGTCTCAGGCCGGGATTATTATGGTCGATCTGTTCGGAGTGATCGTCACCGCGAACCACCGGATGGCTGAAATGTTCGGCTATGACCTGCAAGAGATTATCGGCAACAAATATGCGGGGCTAATCCACCCCGACCAGCGTGACAACGGTGATGAACGCATGCGCCAGTTAATTCGAGGGGAAATAGATCATGTCGCTGTCGAGCGCCACTATGTCCGGCGTGACGGCAGTGATTTGTGGGGTTACCTGTCCGGCCGCCGTTACGTAGATGCGGAAGGGACGCCTATCGGACTGGTGGGTCACATCACGGATATTTCAGAGTTGAAAACAGCGCGCGACAATCAGCAACGCCTGCTTCAACGGTTGCAAGTCTACTTTGACAGAATGCCGACGGGTTGCATTGTTTGGGACCGAGAATTTCGTGTAATTGAATGGAACCCGGCTGCCGAACAGATATTTGGTTATTCTGCCGCTGAAGCCCTCGGCAGGGCAGGATCGGATTTTATCATTCCAGCAACGGCCAAGCCCATGATCTCGGAACTCTGGCAGGACCTGCTCCAAGGAAAGACATTTATACAGAGTACCAACCAAAATCTCACCCGAGATGGCCGCATTATTGAGTGCGAGTGGTTCAACACTCCTCTCCTCGATACAGAGGGGAAAACAAACCAGGTCTTGGCAATCGTTCAAGACATCACCGACCGCAAACTTGCTGAAGATAAACGCCTGCACCTCGAACGACAACTCCTCCACACCCAGAAACTGGAAAGTCTGGGGGTGCTGGCCGGCGGCATTGCTCACGACTTCAACAACCTGCTGGCTGCGATCATTGGCAACGCCGAACTCGGACTGAGACGCCTTAATCCTGAGTCTCCAGCGGTCAACAACCTGCAGCGCATTGAACAGGCTGCAGAGCGAGCAGCGGATCTGGCCAGGCAGATGCTCGCCTATTCAGGCAAGGGGAAGTTTGTGATTGAGAATATCGACCTGAATCATCTGCTTGAAGAGATGCTGCATATGCTTGAGGTATCCATCTCCAAAAAGGCCGTGCTCCGTTTCAATCTGCATCGACCCCTCCCCTCAGTCGAAGTCGACGCCACCCAGATGCACCAGATCATCATGAACCTGGTGATCAACGCCTCAGAAGCCATTGGTGATAAAAGCGGGGTCATCGCTGTCACCACCGGCTGCATGGACTGCGACGACAGCTATTTGAAAGATGTCTGGCTCAATGAAAACCTGAGCTTTGGGCTCTACGTTTACCTGGAAATCTCCGACACCGGTTGTGGCATGAACAAGCAGACCCTTGCCAAGCTCTTTGATCCCTTTTTCACTACCAAATTCACCGGTCGGGGGTTAGGGATGTCCGCGGTCCTCGGTATTGTGCGCGGCCACCACGGGGCGATCAAGGTCTACAGTGAACCCGGCAAAGGAACCAGTTTCAAGATTCTGCTCCCCGCCCATAATCGACCGGCTGAATTGTTTAACGAAAAGGCGGTTCCAGACCAATGGAAGGGTTCGGGCAAGGTTCTGTTGGTGGATGATGAAGAGACAGTGCGCGGGATCGGCAGCGACATGCTTCAGGAGCTGGGTTTTGCGGTAGTCACGGCAACTGATGGGCGAGACGCCCTGGTAAAGTTCAAAGAGAATCCTGACACGATCTGTGTCGTCCTGGATCTTACCATGCCGCATATGGACGGAGAGCAATGTTTTCGCGAGTTGAAGAAGCTCAATCCGCAGATCAAGGTGATCATGAGCAGCGGCTACAACGAGCAGGAAGTCACCCAGAAGTTCATCGGCAAGGGTCTGGCGGGGTTTATTCAAAAACCCTATAAACTGTCGACACTCAGAGAAATTCTCAGCGGAGCCAGGTAA
- a CDS encoding ABC transporter ATP-binding protein, whose protein sequence is MSLISLRNLSKIYPTGNQQIAAIQGLNLEIKAGEFAVLAGPSGSGKTTVLNIVGALDRPTEGAVSVDGVSYQEMSAKQLAEFRLRRIGFIFQSYNLIPVLTAAENAEFTLMLQGVPAVERRKKIELIFAQLGIAGLESRRPNDLSGGQQQRVAIARAIAAQPAVILADEPTANLDSHTAEELLHLMRRLNREQGTTFLFSSHDPLVIACAERVISLRDGQLESDMRQDAR, encoded by the coding sequence ATGTCCCTGATCAGCCTGCGCAACCTGAGCAAAATCTACCCGACCGGCAACCAGCAGATAGCCGCCATTCAGGGGTTGAATCTCGAGATCAAGGCCGGTGAATTTGCCGTGCTCGCCGGACCGTCGGGCAGCGGCAAAACCACGGTCCTGAATATCGTCGGGGCCCTTGATCGGCCGACGGAAGGAGCTGTCAGTGTGGATGGTGTCAGCTACCAGGAGATGAGCGCAAAACAACTCGCGGAGTTTCGACTCAGGCGGATCGGGTTCATCTTCCAGTCCTACAACCTGATTCCGGTTTTGACCGCTGCCGAAAATGCCGAGTTCACCCTGATGCTCCAGGGAGTTCCGGCGGTGGAGCGCCGCAAAAAAATTGAGCTGATTTTTGCCCAGCTCGGCATCGCCGGTCTTGAATCACGGCGGCCGAACGATCTATCCGGTGGCCAACAGCAGCGCGTCGCCATCGCCCGGGCGATCGCCGCCCAACCGGCGGTGATCCTGGCCGACGAACCGACCGCCAATCTCGATTCACATACCGCCGAGGAGCTGTTGCACCTGATGCGCAGGTTGAACCGGGAACAGGGGACGACCTTCCTCTTCAGTTCGCACGACCCGCTTGTGATCGCCTGCGCCGAGCGCGTGATCAGTCTGCGCGATGGTCAACTCGAAAGCGACATGCGCCAGGACGCACGATGA
- a CDS encoding ABC transporter permease, giving the protein METLLLAWRNTWRNRRRTLITILAMSFSLMLVQAFHNLSFGVYAQMVDSGVRAGSGHIAVYRGNYASSRDDHLFWDKGDLDQKIAKLEGVKAVLPRLYLPALAQSSRESRGIMLTGIDPVAENAINPLLKNIDAPALIKSLDGRDALLGSRLLTELKLKIGNKFVVTAQGPHGELISELLRIRGVITSGIREVDGSLVMVGLKRAASITGDPDAIHELAVILENPKLEKRLLPLVAGTLPPDSDLKAVSWQVAMANLANAIKLDHASQEFIFVVIVLIVTIGVVNTLLMAVMERIREFGVILAVGATPGRLRIMVMTEALLLGTVSMLLGNLLGALATWYLADVGIDLRDFIPDTMEFGGVVFDPVMRASWDIAYMLQMSLYILVLSLVASLYPAAKAARIAPAAAMRHH; this is encoded by the coding sequence ATGGAGACCCTGCTGCTGGCCTGGCGTAATACCTGGCGCAACCGGCGCCGCACCCTGATCACCATTCTGGCCATGAGCTTCAGCCTGATGCTGGTTCAGGCCTTTCACAACCTCTCCTTCGGTGTCTATGCCCAGATGGTCGACAGCGGCGTGCGCGCAGGCTCCGGCCATATTGCCGTCTACCGTGGTAACTATGCCAGCTCGCGGGACGATCACCTCTTTTGGGACAAGGGAGATCTGGACCAGAAAATTGCCAAACTGGAGGGGGTCAAGGCGGTGCTCCCGCGGCTCTATCTTCCGGCGCTCGCGCAATCAAGTCGCGAGAGCCGGGGAATCATGCTGACCGGGATCGACCCGGTGGCCGAAAATGCCATCAACCCGTTACTCAAAAATATTGATGCCCCTGCACTGATCAAATCACTAGACGGCCGCGACGCCCTGCTCGGCAGCCGGCTGTTAACCGAGCTGAAATTGAAGATCGGCAACAAGTTTGTCGTCACCGCACAGGGGCCGCATGGGGAACTGATCAGTGAACTCCTGCGCATCCGGGGCGTCATCACCTCGGGGATCCGCGAAGTCGACGGCTCGCTGGTGATGGTCGGGCTCAAACGCGCGGCGTCCATAACCGGCGATCCGGATGCTATCCATGAACTCGCGGTTATTCTTGAAAATCCGAAACTGGAGAAGCGCTTGCTGCCGCTCGTGGCCGGGACCCTGCCCCCCGATTCTGACCTGAAAGCCGTCAGCTGGCAGGTCGCCATGGCCAACCTGGCCAACGCGATCAAACTCGATCACGCCAGCCAGGAATTTATCTTTGTGGTGATCGTACTGATCGTGACCATCGGCGTAGTCAACACCCTGCTGATGGCGGTCATGGAACGGATTCGAGAATTCGGGGTTATCCTGGCCGTGGGGGCCACACCGGGAAGATTAAGAATCATGGTCATGACCGAAGCCCTGCTGCTCGGCACGGTTTCGATGCTGCTCGGCAACCTGCTCGGCGCCCTGGCGACCTGGTATCTGGCCGATGTCGGCATCGACCTGCGCGACTTCATCCCCGACACCATGGAGTTTGGCGGCGTGGTTTTTGATCCGGTCATGCGCGCAAGCTGGGATATAGCTTACATGCTGCAGATGTCGCTCTATATTCTGGTGTTGTCCTTAGTCGCCTCACTCTATCCGGCCGCCAAGGCCGCGCGCATAGCGCCAGCTGCGGCCATGCGTCATCACTAA
- a CDS encoding ABC transporter permease, which translates to MLLRLASRNLWRNRRRTLLTLSAMIVSLALLSLSLGVFSGMLVDILASTTEQYYGHIVISAEGYLDDHDMYNNFSADQPLLTKLAQDEAVIGVSERVRGFGLVSHADSSYPAELLGIRPAQEIHVTTLQQQLTQGSYLTEDDPNGAVLGAGLAQKLGVKPGDELIIVTQAADGSIGNDLLQVRGIFRTGNNGHDNSLVLVPQRWLQRLMALNGKIHEIALAVNDPLRAADQLKRISALLPAGLVATDWGKLLPEMREAIASFDVSRFIFVVILYFATGLGILNTVFMSVMERSREFGILMAIGLRPGQVRSLVLLESLLLGLLGASLGLALGLLLSLYMSRIGIDLSSWITPVTYAGGTIQPRLKAIFEQRNFIDPAYMLLIVSLLAGFLPARRAAKLLPVEALRED; encoded by the coding sequence ATGCTGCTGCGACTCGCCTCCAGAAATCTGTGGCGCAATCGGCGCCGCACCCTCCTGACCCTCTCAGCCATGATCGTTTCTCTAGCCCTCCTGAGCCTCTCTCTCGGGGTTTTCTCCGGTATGCTGGTTGATATCCTCGCTTCGACCACCGAACAATATTACGGCCATATCGTCATCAGCGCCGAGGGCTACCTGGATGACCACGATATGTATAACAACTTTTCGGCCGATCAACCTTTGCTGACAAAACTGGCGCAGGATGAAGCGGTCATCGGGGTCAGTGAACGTGTTCGTGGCTTCGGGCTGGTTTCTCACGCCGACAGCAGCTACCCGGCCGAACTGCTGGGCATTCGCCCCGCACAGGAGATACACGTAACCACGCTGCAGCAACAGCTCACACAGGGGAGCTACCTGACCGAGGATGACCCCAACGGTGCAGTCCTCGGCGCAGGCCTCGCGCAAAAACTCGGAGTCAAGCCAGGGGATGAATTGATAATTGTCACGCAGGCGGCCGACGGTTCGATCGGCAACGATCTGCTCCAGGTTCGCGGCATCTTCCGCACCGGGAACAACGGACACGACAACAGCCTGGTGCTGGTGCCCCAACGCTGGTTGCAGCGGCTGATGGCGCTGAACGGTAAAATCCACGAAATCGCCCTCGCGGTCAACGATCCGCTGCGCGCAGCCGACCAGCTTAAGCGGATCTCGGCCTTGCTGCCTGCAGGGTTAGTGGCGACCGACTGGGGGAAACTGCTCCCCGAAATGCGCGAAGCGATCGCCTCGTTTGACGTCAGCCGTTTTATTTTCGTGGTCATCCTCTACTTCGCCACCGGGCTCGGCATATTGAACACGGTATTCATGTCAGTGATGGAGAGATCCCGGGAATTCGGGATTTTGATGGCGATCGGCCTGCGCCCGGGGCAGGTACGCAGTCTGGTGCTGCTCGAGTCACTGCTGCTCGGTCTGCTCGGCGCCAGCCTCGGCCTGGCGCTCGGCCTGCTGCTCAGCCTCTACATGTCGAGAATCGGCATCGACCTGTCGTCCTGGATTACACCGGTCACTTATGCCGGCGGCACTATTCAGCCGCGCCTGAAGGCGATCTTTGAACAGCGCAACTTTATTGACCCCGCGTATATGCTGCTGATCGTTTCACTGCTGGCCGGATTTTTACCAGCCCGGCGCGCGGCCAAGCTGCTGCCGGTCGAAGCACTCAGGGAGGACTAA
- a CDS encoding outer membrane lipoprotein-sorting protein — protein sequence MLKFCVILFSCLLFLPSPLWALDLQTLVRKVEQQYMGRSSKSRMEMNIHSKHWQRSLVMDAWSLGRDHFLVRIIEPAKERDVTTLKVDREVWNYLPKVDRVIKVPPSMMGGAWMGSHLTNDDLVKANKIDEDYNLKLLEETKDHLLIECLPKPEAAVVWGKIIYEILLPLEVPGTVAYFDEEMVRVRDLVFDEVQQIDGRNIPLRMTIQPVDEPLERTVIRYSAIDFNIPLTESFFSLRNLKR from the coding sequence ATGCTCAAATTTTGCGTGATCCTTTTTTCCTGTCTGTTGTTTCTCCCCTCCCCGCTCTGGGCTCTGGATCTTCAGACGCTGGTGCGCAAGGTGGAACAGCAATACATGGGCCGCTCATCGAAATCGCGTATGGAGATGAATATCCACTCCAAGCACTGGCAACGCTCACTAGTGATGGACGCCTGGTCCTTAGGTCGTGATCATTTTCTGGTGCGGATTATCGAGCCGGCCAAGGAGCGGGACGTCACGACACTGAAGGTCGACAGGGAGGTCTGGAACTATCTTCCCAAGGTCGACCGAGTGATCAAGGTGCCGCCGTCGATGATGGGTGGCGCCTGGATGGGGAGTCATCTCACCAATGATGATCTGGTCAAGGCCAACAAGATTGACGAGGACTACAATCTGAAGCTGCTGGAGGAGACCAAAGACCATCTGCTGATCGAATGCCTGCCCAAACCCGAAGCGGCGGTGGTCTGGGGTAAAATCATCTATGAAATCCTGTTGCCGCTCGAAGTTCCGGGTACGGTCGCCTACTTCGATGAAGAGATGGTCCGGGTGCGTGACCTGGTGTTCGATGAGGTGCAACAGATTGATGGACGCAACATCCCGCTGCGCATGACGATTCAGCCCGTGGATGAGCCCCTGGAGCGGACCGTCATCCGCTATTCAGCCATCGACTTCAATATCCCGCTCACGGAGAGCTTCTTCTCCCTGCGCAACCTGAAACGCTAG
- a CDS encoding sigma-54-dependent transcriptional regulator, translated as MSNHGRIFLVDDDELIISMLARSLQKEGYETHMLNSAVQAVEKICSWQPHALLLDVDLGDGPSGLDLLEMLQKEEIDFPVVMLTADDSAESAVRAMRHGAADYLNKPFNIEEVKIVLKKLLANSRLKNEVRYLKESSTAVLGRTFIGASPAIQTVLKNTRKMAEAGVSSVLITGKSGSGKEVLARNFHHWRFGSQNDYDSIPYIAINCTALPETLIEGELFGHVKGAFTDAKTDKKGVFELADGGTLLLDEIGDMRLELQGKLLRALEERTVRRIGGKVDQPVDVTIIACTNRDLKKAVEDGAFREDLYYRLNSFAIHIPPLNEREEDVVVLARHFLNVFAGKYSKKPVKSISNEAETLLKNYPWPGNVRELRNVIERCVVMENMETLSVNCLPLDLGGKEQRVREKRKNFQIILPENGVSLIDVERELMRLALERTRNNMTQSAKLLKVSYDTFRYQAKKYDLL; from the coding sequence ATGAGTAACCATGGACGGATTTTTCTGGTTGATGATGATGAACTGATCATCTCCATGCTGGCCCGCTCGCTGCAGAAGGAGGGGTATGAAACCCATATGCTGAATTCTGCGGTTCAGGCGGTAGAAAAAATCTGCTCCTGGCAACCCCATGCCCTGTTACTGGATGTCGATCTGGGGGATGGTCCGAGCGGACTGGACCTGTTGGAGATGCTGCAGAAAGAGGAGATCGATTTCCCGGTGGTCATGTTAACCGCTGATGATTCGGCCGAGTCAGCGGTCAGGGCGATGCGTCATGGCGCGGCGGACTACCTTAACAAGCCGTTCAACATTGAAGAGGTCAAAATTGTTCTCAAGAAACTGTTGGCCAATTCCCGGCTTAAAAATGAAGTTCGCTACCTTAAAGAGTCATCCACCGCAGTTCTCGGCAGAACCTTTATCGGCGCGTCTCCCGCCATTCAGACCGTGCTTAAGAATACCCGAAAGATGGCAGAAGCCGGGGTGTCCTCGGTTCTGATCACCGGTAAATCCGGATCAGGAAAAGAGGTTCTGGCGCGTAATTTTCACCATTGGCGGTTCGGAAGTCAAAATGACTATGACAGCATCCCCTATATTGCCATCAACTGTACCGCTCTACCGGAAACCCTGATCGAAGGGGAGCTATTTGGTCACGTCAAAGGGGCTTTCACCGATGCCAAGACCGACAAGAAGGGCGTTTTCGAGCTGGCTGACGGCGGTACTCTATTGCTGGACGAGATCGGGGATATGCGCCTCGAGCTACAGGGGAAGCTCTTGCGCGCCCTCGAAGAACGGACAGTACGCCGCATTGGTGGCAAGGTCGACCAGCCGGTCGACGTCACGATCATCGCCTGCACCAATCGGGACCTCAAAAAAGCCGTCGAAGATGGCGCCTTTCGCGAAGATCTCTATTATCGACTGAATTCCTTTGCCATCCACATCCCACCGCTCAATGAAAGGGAAGAGGATGTTGTCGTGCTGGCCAGGCATTTTTTAAACGTATTTGCCGGGAAATACTCAAAAAAACCGGTCAAAAGTATCTCTAATGAAGCGGAAACACTGCTCAAAAACTATCCCTGGCCAGGCAATGTCCGCGAGCTGCGCAATGTCATAGAGAGGTGTGTCGTCATGGAAAACATGGAGACCCTGTCCGTGAACTGTCTGCCCCTCGACCTGGGCGGCAAAGAACAGCGGGTGAGAGAAAAACGTAAGAACTTTCAGATCATACTGCCGGAGAACGGTGTATCGCTGATAGACGTTGAGCGGGAATTAATGCGACTCGCGCTCGAACGAACCAGGAACAATATGACCCAGTCGGCCAAACTGCTAAAGGTCAGTTATGACACTTTCAGATATCAGGCCAAAAAATACGACCTGCTCTGA
- a CDS encoding ATP-binding protein produces MKKYALLGLILMLCCFIGGGVYIISSINDVTGKLEKVISFHRVEFLREKLINDIKVTQTDLLLQGSPHEFDVETAVQHVNAMEEAINICFTCHHPPETTKLFTKMKDNIKKYMALISKSLTLHADQPRLEAAKMAAFARGEAVLNEVNTLSIASADKISSRIDTIRADIHATNTFLIACVILGPLAIIFITVFFLRRFTGSIDTLVEATRELEAGDLEYRIKTPLKNEFKTLASRFNSMVDSLNTERQKFESVHTLYQTLFESAGDAIMITSLEGASLGRIVSANTAACNLHGYSINEILGMNIVKLVPEHKEERFRERMKAALNGEWTHLRAKRKKKNGTLFPVDLSLGMFQLDKQKYLLTFCKDISETLQAEEELQRANQMALVGQMAAGLAHEIKNPLAGVKVSLDVLSDELELKAEDKDLFARIINEINRMERLLKSLLNYARPPMPQFDRVDLNQLLDSSIKNVEVTAANGAHKKILFVTDLDHELPQVEADPSQLQQVFLNIYLNAIDAMEDGGTITTLTRLEGAEAVRIQISDTGKGLPEAVREKLFTPFFTTKSKGTGLGLAICKRLVEQHGGRIEVESRVEEGTDFVCFIPLVQKFRE; encoded by the coding sequence ATGAAAAAATACGCCCTGCTCGGGCTCATCCTGATGTTGTGTTGTTTTATCGGTGGCGGGGTCTACATCATCAGCTCAATAAATGATGTCACCGGCAAACTCGAAAAAGTCATCTCATTTCACCGCGTCGAATTTTTGCGTGAAAAACTGATCAACGACATCAAAGTTACCCAGACCGATCTATTGCTGCAGGGCTCTCCCCATGAGTTTGATGTTGAAACAGCCGTTCAGCATGTAAATGCCATGGAGGAAGCGATCAATATCTGCTTTACCTGTCACCACCCACCTGAAACGACCAAACTTTTTACCAAGATGAAAGACAATATCAAAAAATATATGGCCCTGATCAGCAAGTCGTTAACCTTACACGCCGATCAGCCTCGCCTTGAAGCCGCGAAAATGGCGGCCTTTGCCCGCGGCGAAGCCGTCCTTAACGAGGTCAATACCCTGTCAATTGCCTCTGCTGATAAAATTTCGAGCCGGATTGATACTATCCGCGCTGATATTCACGCGACCAACACCTTTCTGATTGCCTGCGTCATTCTGGGTCCACTTGCGATTATTTTTATTACGGTTTTTTTCCTCAGGCGCTTCACGGGCTCAATTGACACCCTGGTGGAAGCCACTCGGGAACTCGAAGCGGGTGATCTGGAATACCGCATTAAAACTCCGCTGAAAAATGAGTTCAAGACTCTGGCAAGCCGGTTTAACAGCATGGTCGACTCGCTCAATACTGAGCGTCAAAAGTTTGAATCGGTACACACCCTCTATCAGACCCTGTTTGAAAGCGCCGGCGATGCCATCATGATTACCAGCCTGGAAGGAGCATCTCTGGGCCGGATCGTTTCTGCCAACACCGCAGCCTGCAACTTACATGGATATTCTATCAATGAAATATTGGGGATGAATATTGTCAAGCTGGTTCCGGAGCATAAGGAAGAACGTTTCAGAGAGAGGATGAAAGCGGCATTAAACGGGGAATGGACCCACTTGCGAGCCAAGAGAAAAAAGAAGAACGGCACCCTTTTTCCCGTCGACCTGAGTCTCGGCATGTTTCAACTGGACAAGCAGAAATACCTGTTGACCTTCTGCAAGGATATCAGTGAAACCTTGCAGGCCGAAGAAGAGCTGCAGCGCGCCAACCAGATGGCACTGGTGGGCCAGATGGCGGCGGGTCTGGCCCATGAGATTAAAAACCCTCTCGCCGGGGTCAAGGTGTCGCTGGATGTTTTGTCCGATGAACTGGAGCTGAAAGCCGAGGATAAAGATCTCTTTGCCAGGATCATCAACGAAATCAACCGGATGGAACGCTTACTCAAAAGCCTGCTTAACTACGCCCGGCCACCCATGCCTCAATTTGATCGGGTCGACCTCAACCAGCTGCTCGACAGTTCGATCAAAAATGTGGAAGTAACCGCGGCGAACGGAGCGCATAAAAAGATTTTGTTCGTTACCGATTTAGATCACGAGCTGCCACAAGTCGAAGCTGACCCTTCGCAATTGCAACAGGTCTTTCTGAATATCTACCTCAACGCGATTGATGCCATGGAGGACGGTGGCACGATTACCACGCTGACCCGCCTGGAGGGAGCAGAGGCTGTCCGGATTCAAATTTCGGATACCGGCAAGGGGCTGCCTGAAGCCGTACGTGAAAAACTCTTTACCCCCTTCTTCACCACGAAAAGCAAGGGGACCGGATTGGGTCTGGCCATCTGCAAACGACTTGTCGAGCAACATGGCGGCCGGATTGAAGTGGAGAGCCGAGTTGAAGAAGGTACGGATTTTGTCTGTTTCATCCCGCTGGTACAAAAATTCAGGGAGTAA